The nucleotide window GTGTCACTTAGGCTCGCAGATGACAGGTATGAAggacaggggaggaggaggacattTCGGAGAGCATCCCTGCCACACCGCACATGCAGACGACAAGCTGAGGAGTCCACGCCAGGGACTACCTTAGGGACGTAGCCTTTCCCCTGCTTGCTTTATGTGTGATCTGAAATGTCAGCCAGCAGCTTTCAGTAATGCACTTTCCTCCATTTAATGTAATAAGCTGAGTCTAGGCAAGCCCTTCTCCTTGCCTTGGGAAGGCTTTGCAGCAGGCTGCCAGACAACAGGCAGGCAGCTCCGCTAATACTAATCTCCTGACGCTGCCCCCTCTAAGCACATTAGAAACAGCCAAGTCCAACATGCTGCAAAGGCTGAAGCTCATCTTTAACTCCCGAGTGACTGTTAAAACAGTCCTAAGTCCTAATAGGAGGCACATTGCAGGAGAGCAAAGTAAGTTAAATAAGCAGCCGGCTGCAAAGAGAGCAATCTTTCAGCAATCTCTCCAATTCCTGGCACAACACACGCAGCAGCCAGTTTAAGAGAAGCCGTCAGACCGTGCAGCAACAGAAAGCATTTATCTTGCTGAACGGTACCTAACGAGACAGCGCGGAGGGAAGAGGCAGACAGAAATGGGGCAGAGCATCAAAAGGATATCCCTGGTTTTCCACTTCAATTTTTTGGGTGTATCTTAAagacagagcagcagtgcttttgtatttttcagcaaTACCGTTTGGTACTGGAGCAAAACTGCCTTTTACCCCAGTGGATGCAGAGGTTTCCTTGCCACCTCTCCCATACAGCATCTTTTACCGTcaataaaatctgtttgaaaTTATTCTGCCCCTACAAAATAAGGTAGGGAGTAGTCAGGAAAGCAAACTCACAATCTGCAAGGTTTCTGCTTATTTTAGATGGCAGAGAAACCGAAAATTGTACTGTGCTGTTTCCAGGAGAACATGTAGTTTCTGTAGCCTGTGCAGGTGTCACAGGGAAACCACAGACACAAAACTCATCTGCAAACTCTCCCGAGCGAGACTGTTTCCCCTGCTTTTAAATCAAATCCTCCTTTTAGGAATAGGCGCATGGAAAAGctttaataacaataaaaagtgAGAGCTCATAGGCAGAAATGACATTtcagcctgcctgcagcccagggaaaaGGCACGCTGGGGTGTTCCCAGTTATCCCAGACAAGGGATCCCAGTTATCCCAGACAAGGGATCCCAGTTATCCTGGACAAGGGATCCCAGGTTTGTTACCTCCCGCGACACTTGGGGCATCTCCCTAATGCGGATCATTTGGtagatcctcagctggtgaaAACTCCAAGCTACAATAAAGCCGTCACATACCATCAGCTAAGAAGCTACTCTGATGGTTTTCCTGGTTATAGGGGTTTTATTAACGGGGCTAAGGCAAGACTAAGGGACAGTGCTACAAACTGTCCTGATCCTTCTAAGCCTGGGTAAAATCCCAGCTAAACTCCAATTTTGGCGTGGCCAGCATCTCTCAGGACAAATCCCCCTTTCCGCACACTTGGGAAAGGTGCGACTCACATAGGTTGGAGTCAAATCTCTCTTTGTCGTAAGAGATATTTAACTGCATCCCAGTGCAGTTCACTACCTCAAAGgaatctggttttatttaacccaaaacccagcaaaaccgagcagagctggagcccaGGCACTCGAGGCTGAGCAGCCAGGCCCTGCCTTCAGCCTGCTTCGATGGCAGGGGCCGGATGGAAACATTAAACCGCTGCAAACAACCCTTTTAGCACAGAATTGGAGAAATCcagccacaaaaaaaagcagcagggttttCCTCCTTCGCATAGGActaaaaagcaaagtgaaaagcaaatataagCAGCGGAGCTATAGGATGTTATCCCACTTTACCTAACGTGCACAAAATACCTGAGAGCAGCAGGgtaagctgaaaaataaaactcagtaGTGGAAAACACAAGGTTTGTCCCAAAAAAGCAACGTTACCTTACGACATATTAAACTCTACCCCGTGCAAAGCTCACCTGATCCCATCAGATGTCCCGTGGCCCCTGGTGCACACGTAAAGATGAAGCCGGTGTATTTTCCCCGGCGGGGTTTTGGTTACTTTTCAATCCTGCTCTTTATAGACATGTCCCCCTCGTTTCAAAAAGCCGCCGGGGTTTTTCAGCCGAGCTTTCCCGCTGGCTGCTCGGTGCCATTTTGCACCGGGTTTGGGGAAATGGCCGGGTTTCATGCGGCGCAGGGGGAGCGCGGGGTCGTTCTCGGCGAAGCGGGCGCTCGTGTTTGCAGGATGAGAGACTCCATCCCCAAATTTGACTGCCAAGGTGTGAGCTCCTCTGCGAGGGAGAGGTGGGTTTGTGGTGTGCTTATTGCCTACGGGCGCTTTATTCGGCACAGGGGAAGCCGCGGGGGGGGACGTGGCCCGGGAAGGGGGTGCCGGGATGGGGTGACATAGCAGGGCAGAGCCACGGTGTCCTGCGGGACGACGGGGCTGGAACCATCTGGAAAGGGTTTTTGCGGGAAGAGCGAGGACCAAGGGGGATGGGAGAAGGGATGCCATGACAACCTTTGGGGGTTTCCCAGGAAACCAGGGTCACCATGGCAACTGCATCACTCCGGTGCGAATTAGTGACTTCCGCGGGAAGGCGTGTTCGCCACTTTAATCTTCTTGCGATAAGTGGCTGCATATCTCCCAAACACATtgcaaaaaaaagaggaaatatcCCTTTGTCTCCAGCTGGGTGGGTTTGAGGCTGCACAGCCACGGCGAGGAGCCCGTCACGGATCCTGCATCCCCCGGTCCACGCCAGCATCGCTCCCCGCACACCGTCAGCTCCTGAAACTGTTCCATTTTGCCTTtcgcctccctcctccccacacacaGACCTGCCGCACGGCCACAAATTTGACGTTGGATGAAATAATACCATAGGGTTGCAGGGGAAGGGAATTAAGACTAGAAAAcgagggttggggtttttttctatttaaatcaGCATTGATTGCACTCGGTCTCTGACCAGATTAGAATTTCATAAATGATCTAAcgggggagaaaagggaatcTGTGATGTGCCCCTAATGGCACACCACATGTTTCAATATTAAGCATCATTTAACAATGTGGTAACAGAGACTCTGCAAAATTAAACGGTTATTTCCTCCCAACCCCCTTCCAGTATGCTCTGCAACATGTTTTCCTCGTCTCCCCACCCAATCCGGGGTTGTTAATCCAACAAGTGAGCTTATGTGATGGAAGGGAAATCGGCTACAGGCTGCCtctagggaaggggggggggggttcaggAGCAAAGCGAGAGGTCCccaaaaacaagaaaacaaaagcagcccCGCAACACGTTGCAGAACAAACACCTGTTTCGACGGTGAGtgtgttttgtcttcctcttccttctctttacCCTTTAGCCGTCCTCTTCTTCAGAGAATTTTAAATCCTTATTTTTTGGATCTTTAGAAAGGAAGgatctaaaaaaataaatgtataaaaatgaGGGCACACACAGACCGACGATGGTGCATGTTCCACACAATACCGAGTACACAGTCACTTtgcattattattgttattattatttttttaccGCATCCGcagattttgttgctgtttgtttggttttgtttttttaaacatccgTAAAGATCTTTTTGATGTTCACACAGTTGGGATTGTTTGTGGTTGTGCAGTTGCCTGTCTTAAAGGCAGCCTGTTTGAATGCACTGTGGTTGATTCCCCCTTCCTCGATCACCATGTACTCGGACTTGCTGAGGGTGGAATTGCTGCGAGCCTTCCTCATCTCCTCGCTGGACGAGAGGTGCTGGCAGCTCCCGACGTGCATGTATTGGgcttgctcctcaccttctgtCTCCCGGTGGTAGAAATAGTTGAAATTGGAGACTATCACGGGCACGGGGAGAGCGATGGTTAGCACCCCTGCGATGGCACAGAGAGACCCCACAATCTTGCCCCCAATGGTGATGGGGTGCATGTCCCCATAGCCCACTGTGGTCATGGTCACCACCGCCCACCAGAAGGCATCAGGGATGCTACTGAAACCTGAACTGGGGTCATCGGCTTCTGCGAAGTAGACGGCGCTGGAGAAGAGGATGACGCcgatgaagaggaagaagatgagCAAACCCAGCTCCCGCATGCTGGCCTTGAGGGTCTGCCCCAGGATCTGCAGCCCCTTGGAGTGCCGGGAGAGCTTGAAGATACGGAAGACCCTGACCAGCCGGATGACTCTGAGGATGGCTAAGGACATGGCTTGCTGGccgttgccttgcctctcagccaGCTCGGTGCCCAGCGTGATGAAGTAGGGAATGATGGCCACAATGTCAATGATGTTCATGATGTTCTTGGAGAAGGTGGCCTTGCTGGGGCAGGCAAAGAAGCGGACCAGCAGCTCGAAGGAGAACCAGATGATGCACAAAGTCTCCACTACAAAGAAAGGGTCAGTGAAGGACGACACCATGGAAGCAGCCGAGGATGAGGAGTTGGTGAAGACATCAGGTGGGAGAGGGCCACCACCCGTCCCGAAGGTTCCACCAGTTCCCTCATAGTCGTGGTCATCCCTGAATTCAGGCAGGGTCTCCAGACAGAAGATGACAATAGAGATAAGGATGACCAGGACAGAGACTATGGCAATGCCTCGGGCTGGCCCAGAGCTCTCGGGGTACTCAAAGAGGAGCCACACTTGGCGTTGAAACTCCTTGTCGGGGAGTGGCCGCTGCTCCTCCCGAATGAAACCCTCATCCTCCCGAAACTTCTCCATGGCCTCCTCCCCTAGCTGGTAGAAGCGGATCTCCTCAGAGAAGATATCAATGGGGACGTTGACGGGTCGCCGGATGCGCCCACCCGACTGGTAGTAGTAGAGGATGGCATCGAAGCTGGGACGGTTACGGTCAAAAAAATACTCATTGCGGAGGGGGTCAAAGTAGCGCATCCTCTTGCGCGGGTCCCCCAGCAGTGTCTCGGGGAACTGCGCCAGAGTCTTCAGCTGGGTCTCGAACCGCAACCCCGAAATGTTGATCACCACCCGCTCGCAGCACTCGTGCTCCCCACCGCCCGCGGGCTGGCCGGCGGGGACGGCGGCCGGAGTCGGGGGGTGATCGTAGCGGTCCCCGCCGAGCAAAGGATGAGGATGCTGCGGCTCTTCCAGCAAAGGGTCTCCGCCGCCGCCCACCACGGTcatgctgccttcctccccttcttcgccctcttcctcctcttggtCGGGGACCGGCTcgggggcggtggggggcaGCTGCTCGGTGTAGCCCAGGTTGTGGTGGCTGCTGGCCGAGCCGCCCCGCGGATGCCGGCTGGCGGAGGAGGCAGCCGGAGAGTAGAGCAAGCTCCGGCGCTCGTCCATAAAGGTGTGGGgcggaaggggaaggggaagggtgggggggggaggaccGGAGAGGCGGCAGCCGaagcctcttcttcctcttcttcctcctcctccgggcGGAGAGGGAGAAACAGCCGCCCAACTCCTCCAGCGGCTGCCGCTGCTCTGAAGAGCTGAGGCTCTTCTCAAAAAATccgcccccagccctggcaccgcCTCGCTCAGTCACCGCGCCCGGagacacccaccagcacccccggccctgccccgcagccccccggaACGCCGCGGGcaccccctcctctgccccggccgggggggggggcccgatCCGGACCCCCGCTCAGCGACACGCCGAGGGGCTTCGGTCCCCTCCCGGGGAGCATCCTTTGATACTCAGCGGGTCGCAAAAGGGgagagttgttttgtttttttttttcctggcagaacTGCTGCCTTAGAAAGagtttttctgtccttccccCAGGAAGGcgaaatgtaatttttattattaatttggGGGTTTGCCTGTTTGTTTCAAGTCACCGTTTCAAAGCCGCGGCGGGGCTGTGGGTAATGGAAAGCAGACAGCGGCGGCCGGAGCCGCCAACAGTTGTTTTGAATCAGCGTTTCGGCTAAAGcgctggggatttttttgggtTTTCGTTATAAAAGCGAAAGCGTGTGCATGTGCGTGTGCAcgcacatgtgtgtgtgcgtgtgtttgCACACGCGTGTGTGTGCGCGGGCGTGTGCATCCCcccagcaaaataaacagagaagtGAAGCTGAGCCAGCCCTTGATCGAGGCAGTTTCAGTCTGAACCCAAATCTGCATTTCAGACTTTCCTGCAAGAAAGCCAAAAGGCTtcgaatttttttttttcctcccttcaaTTGATCTTCTTATGCAAATAGTTCAATTTTGGTCAAATGGGATTTTTTGAAGGCGAAAGCCCCCTCTGCAGGAGCCCAGCGCTGGAAAACCCTCCATCCCCAGGAGATGTGCATCAGGGACACGCTCTGATCTCTgcccctggctgtgccccccagccctgccatggGTCCTCGTTTTCCCAACCCCTCCCCACAGCAGAAGCGCTTTAATCCCCAGCCACGTGCCA belongs to Pelecanus crispus isolate bPelCri1 chromosome 17, bPelCri1.pri, whole genome shotgun sequence and includes:
- the KCNA3 gene encoding potassium voltage-gated channel subfamily A member 3 isoform X2; this translates as MTVVGGGGDPLLEEPQHPHPLLGGDRYDHPPTPAAVPAGQPAGGGEHECCERVVINISGLRFETQLKTLAQFPETLLGDPRKRMRYFDPLRNEYFFDRNRPSFDAILYYYQSGGRIRRPVNVPIDIFSEEIRFYQLGEEAMEKFREDEGFIREEQRPLPDKEFQRQVWLLFEYPESSGPARGIAIVSVLVILISIVIFCLETLPEFRDDHDYEGTGGTFGTGGGPLPPDVFTNSSSSAASMVSSFTDPFFVVETLCIIWFSFELLVRFFACPSKATFSKNIMNIIDIVAIIPYFITLGTELAERQGNGQQAMSLAILRVIRLVRVFRIFKLSRHSKGLQILGQTLKASMRELGLLIFFLFIGVILFSSAVYFAEADDPSSGFSSIPDAFWWAVVTMTTVGYGDMHPITIGGKIVGSLCAIAGVLTIALPVPVIVSNFNYFYHRETEGEEQAQYMHVGSCQHLSSSEEMRKARSNSTLSKSEYMVIEEGGINHSAFKQAAFKTGNCTTTNNPNCVNIKKIFTDV
- the KCNA3 gene encoding potassium voltage-gated channel subfamily A member 3 isoform X1, which codes for MDERRSLLYSPAASSASRHPRGGSASSHHNLGYTEQLPPTAPEPVPDQEEEEGEEGEEGSMTVVGGGGDPLLEEPQHPHPLLGGDRYDHPPTPAAVPAGQPAGGGEHECCERVVINISGLRFETQLKTLAQFPETLLGDPRKRMRYFDPLRNEYFFDRNRPSFDAILYYYQSGGRIRRPVNVPIDIFSEEIRFYQLGEEAMEKFREDEGFIREEQRPLPDKEFQRQVWLLFEYPESSGPARGIAIVSVLVILISIVIFCLETLPEFRDDHDYEGTGGTFGTGGGPLPPDVFTNSSSSAASMVSSFTDPFFVVETLCIIWFSFELLVRFFACPSKATFSKNIMNIIDIVAIIPYFITLGTELAERQGNGQQAMSLAILRVIRLVRVFRIFKLSRHSKGLQILGQTLKASMRELGLLIFFLFIGVILFSSAVYFAEADDPSSGFSSIPDAFWWAVVTMTTVGYGDMHPITIGGKIVGSLCAIAGVLTIALPVPVIVSNFNYFYHRETEGEEQAQYMHVGSCQHLSSSEEMRKARSNSTLSKSEYMVIEEGGINHSAFKQAAFKTGNCTTTNNPNCVNIKKIFTDV